AAGTTACTTGAAAAGCAATTCTCCTGTATAATTATTTTAAAAAATTATCATATAAATTTAACTATTACAAATTATACCTGTTACAATAGTTCTTATCACTTATTTTGCTAAAGATCTTGTATTGAATGATTTGATAACAACTGTAATTGCAGCGGCAATGCTTGTCATATCCGCAGCTGTTGCACTGGGTTATAAACGTTTGAGAAAATCAATTTAAGTGAGTTTTGAAAGTTATTTCAAAACTATTTTCTTTTTTTAAGCGATTTTTACTCCATCTGAATCGTCATACTCACGTTTTACATATTCAGGATTTCTGTAAAATACAAATCCGTAATCAATTATTTCACCGTTTTCTGCTGCCTTTAACGGCATATCCCCATGTGAGTATTCTCTAATTTGGGAGAAATCCATATCACTTAACTGTAAAATCACATCATCAATGAGAGATAATTCTTCTTTGCTTATTTCAGATGATGGTTCTTTTAAAGAGATATAGTTATAGATTACTCTTCCCAATGATAGTCTTTTGGTTGTTATTTCAATTTTTTCTTCATTTTTCAGTTCTTTTATGGCCAAATCAAAGTGTATAGGTTCAGGACCCCCAGGCACTTTTCTATAGGATTCATTTGTCAGTGCTGATTCATACAATTCAAAAAAGTTGAAATCAGCAAAATACAACAAGTTAAACATTACTCTTTTTTCAACATTTTCTTTAAAACCGCATTCGCTGATTATATAATGCAGTACATTTTTGAATTTTTCTTTATCAAAATTCATTTAATCCCCCGTGATGCTTTAAAAAAAAAGAAAAAAATTAACTATCTGGTGACCTTAACAGTCTTTTTGACTGTATCTTTAAGATAAGTTGCAGAATAAGTTAATTTTTTACCGGCTTTAAGGTTTTTGACGTTAAAGGTTGCTTTTGCAATTCCTTTGGAGTTTGTTTTAACCTTAAGGGTTTTGCCGTTGAATTTGAATTTAATGACTTTATTTTTAAGTTTTTTAGCAAGTTTAGCTGTTAAAACTACTTTTTTAGCTGACTTTTTAACTTTAAGAGTGTTTAAGCTCACCATATGTTTTACAGTCAGTTTTTTAGTGGTTTTTGCTGTGCCGTAGATTGCCTGGAGATTGTATTTTCCAGGTTTCAGGCTATTGACTTTCAATGTTGCAGCACCATTTTTGTCTGTTTTGACTTTAAGGTTTTTACCGCTAACCTTGAATGTCACATATGTATTTTTAGCAAGTTTTTCATTGATATAGACTTTGACTTTGGCGTTGTTTGTATATATCACGTTAACGTTAGATATCCTGATTTTGGTATTTAATATGTCAACGAATGCATATAATGTGCAGTTGAATCCGTTTTCACCTATATAGAAAGCGTCAATGTCTGTTTCGCCTGCTTTGAAGTCTTTAAGTGATAATTTTGCCATTCCATTAACAACAGGCACAGTAACATTTTTATCGCCTGCAGAGAATATTACAGTTGCATTAGCTGATTTTGATGTTTTAACAGTCACTACACCATTTTCTCCAACATACATTTCATCCGGAGAGACAATATTCGGATAGATTATGAGAGTATGGTTGAGCTCTTCAACTTCAAAATCATCGCCGTCATATTTTGCTAAAAGCAGGCATTTACCCGCAACGAGATTGTCCAGATCTATCACTGCATCGCCGTCAACCACTTTAACGCTTTTGTAGAGTTTACCGTCAACGTATAATTCGAGATTTCCTTTAGCAGTTTCAGGAAGGCTCAAAGATACAATGGAATCCTCACCATAATATAAGGAAAATGGCGCAATTGGCTGATATATCACTGTGAAATTGTATGATTCATTCCAGCTGTGATATTTCCCATCCCCTTTGAAGGCGAAATCCACAGTGTGATTTCCGGCAGGCATTTTAGATACATCAAGTTCAATCCAGCCTGAATCATCGATTGTAAACTCCTGTGATTTACCGTCAATTGTTATTTCAATCAGGTCTTTGTTAAAGTCAGGAGGTACGATTATTACAACGTTGCTGCCATCGCCGTAGACGAAATTTCCGTAACCCCATATGTCAACATTATAGTCCACATCGACTGTGACCTTTTTGGACCTTGTGAATTTGCTTGCATTGTATTGCACTTCCACAATATGCTGGCCGCAGGTTATATCATCAAACATTGAATGGAGAAACTCTCCGTACTTGTCCAGTTTATCTTTAAACACTAATTTACCGTCTACAAATATGAATACTGTTCCGTCACGGTTGTTTAGGATTTTAGCAGTTATGCAGTCGTCATGGTCGAAAACCATTTTCTGCGGGATGCTTATCCTCATTTCGACAACTGTGAAATTAAATGTTTTTGTGAATTTTCTGTAGTAGGAATCTCCTGAATATGAAATTGTAACATTGTGCATTCCCAATGGCAGTGTGTTAAACTCACTTGCATTTAAAAACAGGAACTGCTCTGCTGTCATGTTTTTTATAAATTTCCCGTCAATGAATATCTGCACTTCACCGTTGGCGGATTGCGGGAAATACAGTGCCACACGACCTTCCGGATCATCTTTTAAAATTTCCTCAGCAAATCCCGGTGTTGTAAAGTTTGAAGCCACATTCATCACTTTCAGAGGACTGTCAAGGATTGTAATGTTGTTGAAAAAGAGACATATATGATATGTAGTGTGATCAGTAATCCTGTTTACAACAATCATAGGTTCCGCACTATGAGGTATTGTAATCGGAACGCTCACGGAAGATGTGACGTTTTTGTTGTAAAATTCGACATCGTTTATTGTTGCTCTCAGGTTTCCTGTGACGTTTTGCGGAATTTCAACATCAATGGAACCCAAATCCTGTCTGTAGACCGTATCATTGAATGATACTTTAATATCATCGGCAATCTGTTGGTCGCTTTCTGTAATGTTATCTGAAGCGGCCGCTGACGTGATAGAACAAATTGCCAACAAGAGTATAAAAACTAAAATAATCTTTGATTTCACATCATCACCTCTCACATATACATTTGTCGGAGGAGATATATTAAAATTTAAAAAAAGAAGATAGAAAAAATCTATCTTTTTACTTTAACTGTTTTTTTGACTGTGTCTTTAAGGTAAGTTGCCTGATATGTGACTTTTTTGCCGACTTTAAGCTTTTTAAGAACAGATGATTGAATTGTGATTTTGGCAACACCTTTGGAATTTGTTTTTGCAGAGTACTTTTTGCCGTTGAACTTGAAGGTTACCTTTTTGTTTTTAAGGTATTTTCCGTTGACTTTAGCCAGATTTGCCTGAAGAATGAGTTTATTGGCTGAAGTTCTGACTGTTAAAGTTTTTACTGTAACGAGATGTTTTACAGTAAGGGTTTTTGTAACGGATTTTCCAAGTGTTTTAATGGTAACTTTGTAGGTTCCGGGAGCTTTATATATTTTAAGACTTGCATAACCGTTCTTGTCAGTTGTGCGTTCATATTCATCATCTCTGATTTTAAATACTACGCGAACACCTTTGACTGGTTTTCCGTCAACTGTAACTTTGATTTTATATACTCCGCCTGCAGCATATATTGTGTTGAAGTTTTTAGCTGTAATTACGGCATTTGAAGGGTTTGACGCTTTAAATGTAGCGTAGTACTCATCACCTGATTGTGCCAAAGGAGAGTCGTCATAGACAAATGACCCGTATTTCTCGTCAAATATCTCAAAGCTAAGTATTTCATATTTTCCTGCTACAAGCCCTCCTGATGAGAGTTTAACATCACCGCAATATTTGATTTCAAATTCCTGATAGTCATCAAGGCCGTAGCTGAAAAGATACATGAAAAGTGTGCCTTTAGCGTCATCTGGAAGGTCAACTTCAAAGTAATTGTCCCTTGCAATTACAACATTGCTTCTGTGAGTGACTTTTGGAATCACGTAAAGTTCCACTTCACGTTTGAAAACATTTTCTGTAAGTTCGAATGAGAAACTATGACTTCCCATTTCTAAATTGGAAAATACAATATCTGCTTTTCCGTCTTTCATCTCGACATAACTCAAATCGCCCTCTGTGATTTCGCCTTCATCATCCTCATACAATGTACGGACTTCTATGGTGTCTGTGATGTTTCCATGCAGGTCAATGTGATAAATGACATCATCACCTAAAAAAGAGGTTTTTGGAGCTGTAAACTCATAGTTGATGATTTCAATTACCATTCCGCCATCATCAACTGTGTAGTCATCTGCTTCATATGAAAATGACAGGTAATGTGAACCCAGGAAGTTTTCAGGGGTGAAATTAAGCTGTGAGAGTCTGACCTCGGCATATCCTTTGACTAACGGAAATTCTCCTAAAAAGTCCCCGTCATCATAATCCCCTTCAAAGACATATAATGAACCGTAGGCGTCAGAGGGAAGTGTCAGACTTGCAAGTGTGACATCATCGAGATAATAGATGAATTCGGCTTCAGGGTTGGTGTCAATCTGGTATGCGTCTTCATCCCAGTATTCGCCATCATCCCAATCATCATCGTCATCGTCTTCAAAATCATCGTTTGAGACACCGTCATCATTGGGGCCACCCTGAGAGTCAGTGTCGTCATAGTTCACATCAAAAGGAAGGCCGTCTTCCAGTGTTTCGTTTTTCTGTATTTGATCTGATGCGCTTACAGCTCCAAGTGATAATATAATAAGCAGCATCGCCAGTATAAATGCGTATTTAATTTTCATCGAAATCCCTCTTTATTATATATTATATATTTCTTGAATGCATTATAAATACTATTAATGTTTTGAAAAAAACATGACTGAAATGTAATTTTTCTATGCATTTGTTGACAAAGCAATACTGGTATGTTAAATTGATGCTACTTTACTTTAATCTGTTTAGATGAATATATTTCACAATTAAATTCATTTAACTGAAGATTTTTTAGAAAAAATTAGACATGCATTTCAAGTGTAAAATCTTAAAATTGAGATTTTAGAGAAAATAACGGCAAAATGCTAAATTTTAACAGAAATTGGGCAGTCTGAAATACATATCCTGCACGGTCATTTAAACTCTCAGCATGGCAAAAATATGGATTTACTCGCGGGAAATTTCTATACAGTAACTTGCAGAAAATGTTTAGAAATGATAATTTATCATTAAAATTATCCCTTTTAAGGTGATGAGCTTGAATTTGATTTGAAATTTGAAATGGAGAAATTTCGAAAAATGCAGTTAGTATGATGTGTATAACTCAAATGTCATGCATGATCACTTCACAATTCATCGTTTTCACACACCTCACAGATGAGAAAAAAATTGATGAAAATTACAATTTTTGCCCATACCACTTAAAAGTTCAATGTGAAAAAGAGCCTTACCTAAAATCTTTGAAAGTTCTCTAAAAATGACCAAAAAATTAAAAATCCCCCAGATATTGCTTTACTCTCAAAAAATTTTCATACAGTAACAGAGCGTGAATACGTTAAAGTCAATATCAAGTTTTAGATAGCTTTCATTAATCTATACCTAAATTGTCAAACCTGCATTTAACATTTCCACTGCTCATAATGATTATTGAGCATTAGTATATAAAGGTCCCCTGAAGAGCATCTGAGCGAATCATCTGAAATTTTTTTCAAAAATCATATAAATACCTGCAAAATTATGAAGTCAGAGCAGATTAATTTATCAGCTCACACACAACATGAATCATTGTGAAATGTCAAATTCAAAACCCTGATTGCATCATCCAACACATACTTCTGCCCGCATTACTCCACTGTCAAACAGGCATTGTGTAAAATCACAGCCATAAAACCGGCAGGTTAACATGGAAAGTTAAAAAAATTGGGCAAAAATACTGATTTACTCTCAGAATTTCTTCATACAGTAAACGGCAAAAAGGCCTCAAAAAGGCAATTACTTCAAATATTTCACCTGGTCCTGCATGAAAATTTATGATGTTAAATTTTTTTGAAAAATCACTGCCGGCATTATGATTTTGAAAATCTGTAAAAATTTGACTTTAACATCCGGGTTTTTTCGAATGAAATTTAAATATTAATAGTAGTTGATATATATCCTCGATTAAATCTTGTAAAATAAACATTGAATGTTGTCGTTAAAGTGAAAAGCGTTCCATAATATTAAAGGTGTTAGGACTACTTTTAATTTAATCGAACCTTTATAAAATTATTATGATACTTCAAAATGAGCAGAATTTTTAAAAAAATAGAAAAAAGAAAATAGGGCTTATTTGCCGATATTTTCCGCAGTCAGGTTGTTAATCTTGTTGAATTCTTCCAGATATTTAATGCACTCAGGAATTTTGGAAGAATCAGTACCTTTGTATTTGCATTTGACAAGCTGATGGTTTTTACCGATTTTGATAAGTTCCATTGCTCCCACTTCATCATGAAATGAATCGGTGAAATGGGCAAACTTGCCTTTAATTGTGACGTTAGAGAAACTGTCGCTTTTAAGTGGAGAAAAACTGAATTCCTTGTCATACTTTTCAATGGTGATTGAAAAGTCGTCTTTGTCCATTGACTCAGCAATACCGTCATCAAAGCCGTTCGGAGCTTTAAAGTCTGAAATTTCAACTGCTGAAGCAACAGCAATTGTGAAAAGCAGAAGCACTGCGCAAATGCAAAAAATTTTTGAAATCTTCATATTGATATTTTGAACATAGCCCATTATAAATTATAACTTCTAAGAGGTATATTTCAAGTGTAACTTTAACTTGAACAAATATCTTTAATATTTGAAAAAATAAATACAATTTATAGAGGTGAATAAATGGGAGAAAATAAGGTTCAAGATTATATAACAATTGGAAGAACATTTGAGAACTATAAATGGTATAAGCCCCTGCTTACCATCATAGTTACTATAATAATTTACTTAATACTGAACACAGTAGTGACAGCGATTTTTGCAGGAATTTACGGTGACGCATTCATTACAAATATGAGTGCCACCTATGAGGCAATGAATATGGCTGATGCAACAACTATCTACGGATTTTTAGTCCTCATCCTCTTTATTCCGTCAATATACATTGCATCAAAGATCGTAAAGGACAGACCATTTTCATCATACGCTTCAAGCCGTGGAGGATGGGACTGGAAACTTTACTTAAAATGCCTTGCAATCCCTATTGCAATATATGTCGTTATGACACTGATTTCTATTGCAATTCAGGGCCAGTCACACGGCGTAAACAGGCTGACTCCATTGGTAATTGTCGTATTTATAGTGCTTATCTGTGCACAGAGCATTTCTGAGGAATTTCTATTTCGCGGAATCATCATGCAGACAATCGGATCATGGGTTAACATACCGGTAGTCGCCATAATTATCCCGAGCGCATTATTTGCAGCACTTCACCCTTACAACATCATAGGAGTTGTTACAACATTTATTGTAGGAGTGATGTTCGCTGTAGTCGCATGGAAAACAAACGGTCTTGAAGCAGGCTCTGCAATTCACAGCATCAACAATATAACTTCATTCATGCTCGGATTTTCAGGAATTCAGCAGATTGCAACAAATGCCACCCCTGTCGATGCAGTAATAAATTTAGCGTCCCCGATGATTTCCATAATAGTTATAATCTATTTAGGTAAAAAATACGAGTGGTTTGAATGAGTGAAACTAACATTAAAGACTACATTACAATCGGACGAGAATTTGAAAACTACAAATGGCATAAACCGTTAGTGACCATTATTTTAAGCGCAGTAATCTTTTTTATACTGACATTTGTCCTTGGAGCAATATTCCAGCTGGCATTTGGAGACATATCTGCAGGACTGTCAGACAGCTATGAATCACTTAACACGCTTGGTCCTGCAAGTCTTTTTTCATATCTGATACTTGTCATAACCATTCCTGCAATTTATCTTGCATCAAAGATTGTTAAAGACAGGCCGTTTTCATCCTATGCGTCTTCACTTGGAGGATGGAGATGGAAACTTTACTTCAAATGCATGGCAGTTCCTCTCGTGATTTATGTGATTTTTAACATCGCATCATCACTCACAGACGGTTCGGCCATTAATATTCAGCAGATATCCCCTTTAATGTTTATCGCATTTGCAATAACCATTCCTCTTCAGTGCATCGCTGAGGAGTACCTGTTTCGTGGCCTCATCATGCAGAGCTTCGGATCATGGTTCAACATTCCAATT
Above is a window of uncultured Methanobrevibacter sp. DNA encoding:
- a CDS encoding Panacea domain-containing protein, producing the protein MNFDKEKFKNVLHYIISECGFKENVEKRVMFNLLYFADFNFFELYESALTNESYRKVPGGPEPIHFDLAIKELKNEEKIEITTKRLSLGRVIYNYISLKEPSSEISKEELSLIDDVILQLSDMDFSQIREYSHGDMPLKAAENGEIIDYGFVFYRNPEYVKREYDDSDGVKIA
- a CDS encoding CPBP family intramembrane glutamic endopeptidase, with protein sequence MGENKVQDYITIGRTFENYKWYKPLLTIIVTIIIYLILNTVVTAIFAGIYGDAFITNMSATYEAMNMADATTIYGFLVLILFIPSIYIASKIVKDRPFSSYASSRGGWDWKLYLKCLAIPIAIYVVMTLISIAIQGQSHGVNRLTPLVIVVFIVLICAQSISEEFLFRGIIMQTIGSWVNIPVVAIIIPSALFAALHPYNIIGVVTTFIVGVMFAVVAWKTNGLEAGSAIHSINNITSFMLGFSGIQQIATNATPVDAVINLASPMISIIVIIYLGKKYEWFE
- a CDS encoding CPBP family intramembrane glutamic endopeptidase, giving the protein MSETNIKDYITIGREFENYKWHKPLVTIILSAVIFFILTFVLGAIFQLAFGDISAGLSDSYESLNTLGPASLFSYLILVITIPAIYLASKIVKDRPFSSYASSLGGWRWKLYFKCMAVPLVIYVIFNIASSLTDGSAINIQQISPLMFIAFAITIPLQCIAEEYLFRGLIMQSFGSWFNIPILAIIIQALAFGATHSYNSIGVVTIILGGVVYGLLAWKTNGIEASSALHTINNLTVFITIYFGLARTSTNVDIWAALFAFAIDLICLGLTYYVGSRYNWFESEA